From a region of the Candidatus Poribacteria bacterium genome:
- a CDS encoding mandelate racemase/muconate lactonizing enzyme family protein, whose product MPAPVCANLSEGEPVPRRAAARKEASDTTLDRVNTNSRPSELRITDLRIATVIGAPMRCPIIRIDTNQGISGLGEVRDGASKTYALLLKSRILGENPCDVDRLFRKIKQFGGHARQGGGVCGIEMALMDLAGKAYGVPAYQLAGGKFRDSVRVYCDNHARTAQEMGRALKARMGQGFTFLKMDVGINMLRGIPDTLSAPSGMTQTWHIMHPFTGIHVTDKGIGILCDYVEEVREIIGYEVPLAVDHFGHIGVEDCIRLARALDKYRLAWLEDMIPWQFTDQYVRLSNSCETPICTGEDIYLKEPFLPLFQQRAIAVCHPDLATSGGILETKKIGDLALDYGVQMAMHMAGSPVAAMASVHCAAATENFIALENHSVDLPWWNELVTGLPNPIIQNGFIRVPDTPGLGIELNSDIVREHLDPNDPGYFEPTTEWDSERSSDRLWS is encoded by the coding sequence ATGCCCGCACCCGTCTGCGCCAATCTGAGCGAAGGAGAGCCCGTGCCAAGGCGAGCCGCCGCCCGCAAGGAAGCCAGCGACACCACCCTCGACCGCGTCAACACGAACTCGCGTCCGTCCGAGCTCCGCATCACCGATCTGAGAATCGCGACCGTCATCGGGGCGCCGATGCGCTGCCCGATCATCCGCATCGACACGAACCAGGGCATCTCCGGCTTGGGCGAGGTGCGCGACGGCGCGAGCAAGACCTACGCGCTCCTCCTCAAGAGCCGCATCCTGGGCGAGAACCCCTGCGACGTCGACCGGCTCTTCCGCAAGATCAAGCAGTTCGGCGGACATGCGCGGCAGGGCGGCGGCGTCTGCGGCATCGAGATGGCGCTGATGGACCTCGCCGGCAAGGCGTACGGCGTTCCAGCGTATCAGCTCGCTGGGGGTAAGTTCCGCGACTCGGTACGCGTCTACTGCGACAACCACGCGCGGACGGCTCAGGAAATGGGGCGCGCCCTCAAGGCGCGGATGGGCCAGGGGTTCACGTTCCTGAAGATGGACGTCGGGATCAACATGCTGCGCGGCATACCCGACACGCTCTCCGCGCCGTCCGGGATGACCCAGACTTGGCACATCATGCACCCGTTCACGGGCATCCACGTCACGGACAAGGGCATCGGCATCCTGTGCGACTACGTCGAGGAAGTGCGCGAGATCATCGGCTACGAGGTCCCCCTCGCGGTCGATCACTTCGGGCACATCGGCGTCGAAGACTGCATCCGGCTCGCGCGGGCCCTCGACAAGTACCGTCTCGCGTGGCTCGAAGACATGATCCCGTGGCAGTTCACGGATCAGTACGTCCGGCTGTCCAACTCGTGCGAGACTCCCATCTGCACCGGCGAGGACATCTACCTGAAGGAGCCCTTCCTGCCGCTGTTCCAGCAGCGGGCGATCGCCGTCTGCCATCCGGACCTGGCGACGTCGGGCGGCATCTTGGAGACCAAGAAGATCGGCGATCTGGCGCTGGACTACGGTGTCCAGATGGCGATGCACATGGCGGGGAGCCCCGTCGCAGCGATGGCGTCCGTCCATTGCGCCGCCGCCACGGAGAACTTCATCGCCCTGGAGAACCACTCCGTCGATCTGCCCTGGTGGAACGAGCTCGTCACCGGGCTGCCGAACCCGATCATCCAGAACGGCTTCATCCGGGTTCCCGACACGCCCGGACTGGGCATCGAGCTGAACTCCGACATCGTGCGCGAGCACCTCGACCCGAACGACCCCGGCTACTTCGAACCGACGACCGAGTGGGACTCCGAGCGTTCCTCCGACCGGCTCTGGAGCTGA
- a CDS encoding transposase, whose protein sequence is MAILLCEPSTVRRVRHRRTMTYPSSGSGCPCARIASGVVLPQSVRSKCAPELIIAALSCVQVVYGLTSLPPERMTAMQLLARVRCHWRIENRLHWVRDVAYDEDRSAIRCAHTPQVMAALRNIAINLIRMAGYTNIASAHRTFAARPVRAQALIDAAREK, encoded by the coding sequence TTGGCTATCCTTCTCTGCGAGCCGTCGACGGTGCGCCGGGTCCGCCACCGGCGCACGATGACCTACCCGTCTTCGGGATCGGGCTGCCCTTGTGCGAGGATCGCGTCGGGAGTGGTTCTGCCTCAATCCGTGCGGTCAAAATGTGCGCCGGAACTGATCATAGCGGCATTGAGCTGCGTGCAGGTGGTCTATGGACTGACGAGTCTGCCGCCGGAGCGCATGACGGCGATGCAACTGCTGGCTCGGGTGCGATGTCATTGGCGCATCGAGAACCGTCTGCATTGGGTACGAGACGTCGCCTACGACGAAGACCGATCCGCGATTCGTTGCGCTCACACTCCCCAAGTGATGGCGGCGCTGCGCAACATCGCCATCAATCTGATCCGGATGGCTGGATACACCAACATCGCATCCGCACATCGCACGTTCGCAGCCAGACCCGTGAGAGCCCAGGCGCTCATCGACGCCGCACGGGAGAAGTAA
- the rfaE2 gene encoding D-glycero-beta-D-manno-heptose 1-phosphate adenylyltransferase, producing MILSRSELAVELARAKQDGRRVVTTNGVFDLLHVGHVRYLQQARALGDLLVVGVNSDASVQRIKGPLRPIVPESERAEMLDALACVDYVTIFGEDTPCELLDALRPDIHVKGGDYTLDRVIERQTVEKNGGRVVVGIRIEAHSTTDIISEVRRRFREGAS from the coding sequence ATGATTCTGTCGCGCTCCGAGCTCGCTGTCGAACTCGCGCGTGCGAAACAGGACGGACGACGTGTCGTCACGACCAACGGCGTGTTCGACCTACTCCATGTCGGGCACGTCCGGTACCTCCAGCAGGCGCGGGCTCTCGGCGACCTGCTCGTGGTCGGTGTCAACAGCGACGCCTCGGTGCAGCGGATCAAGGGACCTTTGCGCCCCATCGTGCCGGAGTCGGAACGCGCCGAAATGCTGGACGCGCTCGCGTGCGTCGATTACGTCACGATCTTCGGCGAGGACACTCCCTGCGAGCTCCTGGACGCGCTGCGACCCGACATCCACGTGAAGGGAGGCGACTACACGCTGGATCGGGTCATCGAGCGCCAGACTGTCGAGAAGAACGGGGGTCGGGTGGTCGTCGGGATCCGCATCGAGGCGCACTCCACGACGGACATCATCTCGGAGGTCCGACGTCGGTTCAGGGAGGGCGCGAGTTGA
- a CDS encoding phytanoyl-CoA dioxygenase family protein: protein MSEPEYRRAPSGFTPEQWEAFMEEGLLVLEDALSPDEVAYYTDAIDRLCASDPRFDASRFYGPDNAVERAPEFAELIDHLRHVGFVYDVYGELLKLHISQVFVRPRRSSYNAWHPDGARMVPYGVFCPFMPIQIKVSYWLTDTLELRMGNFVYLPGSHRSQTMPAYTTHESVPGEKVLCCRAGTITLMHCNVWHRVEPNDSDAVRKNIFLAYCPSWVCEADRLKSSDEWLGTLNREQRIIMRAYGHAYARTKPPAEDAPLFLDRETGANSDADVDPRVPLHSRKRRTTIEKWIEKGIVPDPHSG from the coding sequence ATGTCGGAACCCGAATACCGCAGAGCCCCGTCGGGCTTCACGCCTGAGCAGTGGGAGGCGTTCATGGAGGAAGGGCTCCTCGTCCTTGAGGACGCCCTGTCTCCCGACGAGGTCGCCTACTACACGGACGCCATCGACCGTCTGTGCGCGAGCGATCCGAGGTTCGACGCCAGCCGGTTCTACGGACCCGACAACGCCGTCGAGCGCGCACCGGAGTTCGCGGAGCTCATCGACCACCTTCGCCACGTCGGGTTCGTCTACGACGTGTACGGCGAGCTCCTGAAGCTCCACATCTCGCAGGTGTTCGTGCGTCCGCGCAGGAGTTCCTACAACGCGTGGCATCCCGACGGCGCGCGAATGGTTCCCTACGGCGTCTTCTGCCCGTTCATGCCGATCCAGATCAAGGTCAGCTACTGGTTGACCGACACGCTGGAACTGCGCATGGGCAACTTCGTCTACCTGCCGGGGAGCCACCGCAGCCAGACGATGCCCGCGTACACGACGCACGAGTCGGTTCCCGGCGAGAAGGTGCTTTGCTGCCGCGCAGGAACCATTACGCTGATGCACTGCAACGTCTGGCACCGCGTCGAGCCGAACGACTCGGACGCCGTGCGCAAGAACATCTTTCTGGCCTACTGCCCGTCGTGGGTATGCGAAGCGGATCGGCTGAAGTCGTCGGACGAGTGGCTCGGAACGCTGAACCGCGAGCAGCGTATCATCATGCGCGCCTACGGACACGCCTACGCCCGGACGAAGCCGCCCGCCGAGGACGCCCCGCTCTTCCTCGACCGGGAGACCGGCGCAAACTCCGACGCTGACGTCGATCCGCGTGTTCCGCTCCATTCCCGCAAGCGCCGTACGACCATCGAGAAGTGGATCGAGAAGGGCATTGTCCCTGATCCCCACTCCGGCTGA
- a CDS encoding DUF1343 domain-containing protein: MGLPARTDGVPTMTPKVATGLDVLVERGYEPLRGASVGLITNQTGVTSALADAIELLSFQPSFRLAAIFAPEHGVLGSRQAGVHIDDAREPRTGVPVFSLYGSHRAPTSEQLRGIDLLVYDIQDVGSRFYTYLSTLRLAIGAAQSHGIRLIVLDRPNPIGGTKYEGLPTFDEAYRSFVACAPIPIRHSMTVGEFARWVVQNEMPDAEIHVVAMRGWRRSMAFDDTGLPWIAPSPNMPTPRTALVYPGACLIEGTNVSEGRGTTQPFELIGAPWLDPYRLAATLDHRRVPGVRFRPTWFTPTMSKHAAEPCGGVQIHVMDADTFRPVRTGIELICALRAASPEFAFTGSAQRKTFDALMGTSEVRERIESGEDPMDLCDGWQRHERDFSQSAEACCLYG; encoded by the coding sequence ATGGGACTACCTGCGCGGACGGATGGGGTTCCCACCATGACTCCCAAGGTCGCCACCGGATTGGACGTGCTCGTTGAGCGAGGCTACGAGCCGCTGCGCGGGGCGTCCGTCGGGCTCATCACGAACCAGACGGGCGTCACGAGCGCGCTCGCAGACGCCATCGAGTTGCTCTCCTTCCAGCCCAGCTTTCGACTTGCAGCCATCTTCGCGCCGGAGCACGGCGTGCTGGGTTCCCGCCAGGCTGGAGTCCACATCGACGACGCCCGCGAGCCGCGAACGGGCGTTCCCGTCTTCTCCCTGTACGGCAGCCATCGCGCGCCGACCAGCGAGCAGCTTCGGGGCATCGACCTGCTGGTCTACGACATTCAGGATGTCGGATCGCGTTTCTACACGTATCTTTCGACGCTCCGGCTCGCCATCGGCGCAGCGCAGTCGCACGGCATCCGCCTGATCGTGCTCGACCGCCCAAACCCGATTGGGGGCACGAAATACGAGGGGCTTCCGACGTTCGACGAGGCGTACCGCTCGTTCGTCGCCTGTGCGCCCATACCCATCCGCCACAGCATGACGGTTGGCGAGTTCGCCCGTTGGGTTGTCCAGAACGAGATGCCCGATGCCGAAATCCACGTGGTCGCGATGCGCGGCTGGAGGCGAAGCATGGCGTTCGACGACACGGGACTGCCATGGATCGCGCCGTCGCCTAACATGCCGACGCCGCGCACAGCGCTCGTTTACCCCGGCGCATGCCTGATCGAGGGCACGAACGTCAGTGAGGGGCGAGGAACCACGCAACCGTTCGAGTTGATCGGCGCGCCTTGGCTGGACCCGTACCGGCTCGCGGCGACGCTCGATCATCGCCGTGTGCCGGGCGTTCGGTTCCGCCCGACATGGTTCACGCCGACGATGTCCAAGCACGCTGCCGAACCGTGCGGCGGCGTCCAGATACACGTCATGGACGCGGATACGTTCCGCCCGGTACGGACTGGAATCGAGCTGATCTGTGCCCTGCGGGCAGCGAGCCCGGAGTTCGCGTTTACCGGCTCGGCGCAGCGAAAGACGTTCGACGCGTTGATGGGCACATCCGAAGTGAGGGAGCGGATCGAGTCCGGCGAGGACCCGATGGACCTGTGCGACGGCTGGCAGCGACACGAACGAGATTTCTCGCAATCCGCCGAGGCATGTTGTCTGTATGGCTAA
- a CDS encoding Gfo/Idh/MocA family oxidoreductase — translation MAARQTRTAKAKKPDKVRVCVVGMGIGRPNGRALDRHPRGEVVALCDLLEDRMKDYARELGHDVRYYTSYEKMCQDPEIDAVFVGTPNQWHVPVALEAVRNGKHVMVTKPLADSEEAAASLVKEAEAAGVVNMMSLSTRFGQDCIYLGDRARQGYFGDLYYARARSVRRNGIPNWSLGFIQKGGGAFRDMGVHALDAVWWVLGMPKPMSVLGVAGAHFGPRGLGYWNGKMPPKDFYEQYAADDYAGGFIRFENGTGLQIESFWASHQPGEFQMELFGTEAGGRLSPLTLYKGDDGTTQDVRVELPREGEAWDRIADHFIGSILDGEECPAPLRHGLIVQQMMEGLLKSAETGKEVRIKLAK, via the coding sequence ATGGCGGCACGACAGACGAGAACGGCGAAGGCGAAGAAGCCCGACAAGGTGCGCGTATGCGTCGTCGGCATGGGCATCGGCAGGCCCAACGGCCGGGCGCTCGATCGCCATCCGCGCGGCGAGGTTGTCGCCCTGTGCGACCTTCTCGAAGACCGCATGAAGGACTACGCCCGCGAGCTAGGGCACGATGTCCGCTACTACACCAGCTACGAGAAGATGTGCCAGGACCCGGAGATCGACGCCGTGTTCGTCGGCACGCCGAACCAGTGGCACGTCCCCGTCGCGCTGGAAGCCGTCCGCAACGGCAAGCACGTCATGGTGACTAAGCCCCTGGCGGACTCCGAAGAAGCCGCCGCGAGCCTCGTCAAAGAGGCGGAGGCTGCGGGCGTCGTCAACATGATGTCGCTCTCGACGCGCTTCGGGCAGGACTGCATCTACCTGGGCGACCGGGCCCGGCAGGGCTACTTCGGCGACCTCTACTACGCCCGCGCGCGCAGCGTCCGACGTAACGGCATCCCCAACTGGAGCCTCGGATTCATCCAGAAAGGCGGCGGCGCGTTCCGCGACATGGGCGTTCATGCCCTCGACGCGGTGTGGTGGGTCCTCGGCATGCCCAAGCCGATGAGCGTCCTCGGCGTCGCAGGAGCCCACTTCGGACCGCGCGGGCTCGGCTATTGGAACGGCAAGATGCCGCCCAAGGACTTCTATGAGCAGTACGCCGCCGATGACTACGCGGGCGGGTTCATCCGGTTCGAGAACGGAACCGGACTCCAGATCGAGAGCTTCTGGGCGTCCCATCAGCCGGGCGAGTTCCAGATGGAGCTCTTTGGAACCGAAGCTGGCGGCAGGCTCAGCCCGCTGACGCTCTACAAGGGCGACGACGGCACGACGCAGGACGTGCGCGTCGAGCTCCCGCGCGAAGGCGAGGCGTGGGACCGCATCGCGGATCACTTCATCGGGTCGATCCTCGACGGCGAGGAGTGCCCCGCGCCGCTGCGCCACGGGCTCATCGTTCAGCAGATGATGGAGGGGCTCCTCAAGAGCGCGGAGACGGGGAAGGAAGTCCGCATCAAGCTCGCGAAGTGA
- a CDS encoding RraA family protein — translation MNFDSRDDIIQLTPHWQGERFPNGRPKVPTEILRRMARVTLEEAWGPLWGQGFRFQFQGDFRVVHPGKVLVGRAVTCVMVPMRPDLHNTLLKHGHENEGRRGFFNAWVVDSLVEDDVLVVDLFDKIFQGTYVGGNLSTAIAARTVRGGSVIWGGVRDLQQIMEIDAIQTFYRGNDPTGIGEVSMTGMNVPCRIGNAICMPGDVVLGTPAGVLFIPPHLAESCLIPAEKSHVRDIFGFQRLDEGVYTTAQIDAAWSLPIWEDFVAWFASDGPEEYRHLTWDDELADARKKVGDAPSSEVRL, via the coding sequence GTGAACTTCGACAGCCGCGACGACATCATCCAACTGACACCGCATTGGCAGGGCGAACGCTTCCCCAACGGCCGCCCGAAGGTTCCGACGGAGATTCTGCGCCGCATGGCGCGCGTGACGCTTGAAGAGGCGTGGGGCCCGCTCTGGGGACAGGGGTTCCGGTTCCAGTTCCAGGGCGACTTCCGCGTGGTACATCCGGGCAAAGTGCTCGTCGGACGCGCCGTGACGTGCGTCATGGTTCCCATGCGCCCCGACCTGCACAACACGCTGCTCAAGCACGGACACGAGAACGAGGGCAGGCGCGGGTTCTTCAACGCCTGGGTGGTCGATTCACTCGTCGAGGACGATGTTCTCGTCGTCGATCTGTTCGACAAGATCTTCCAGGGAACCTACGTCGGCGGGAACCTCTCGACGGCGATCGCGGCGCGGACGGTGCGCGGCGGATCGGTCATCTGGGGCGGCGTGCGCGACCTGCAGCAGATCATGGAGATCGACGCGATCCAGACGTTCTACCGCGGGAACGATCCGACGGGCATAGGCGAGGTGTCGATGACGGGCATGAACGTCCCGTGCCGGATCGGGAACGCCATCTGTATGCCGGGCGATGTCGTCCTGGGAACGCCGGCGGGCGTGCTCTTCATCCCGCCGCATTTGGCGGAGTCGTGCCTCATCCCGGCGGAGAAGTCGCACGTGCGCGACATCTTCGGGTTCCAGCGGCTCGATGAGGGGGTCTACACGACGGCGCAGATCGACGCGGCGTGGTCGCTGCCGATCTGGGAGGATTTCGTCGCGTGGTTCGCGTCGGACGGGCCCGAGGAGTACCGGCATCTGACGTGGGACGACGAGCTCGCCGACGCCCGGAAGAAGGTGGGCGACGCGCCGAGCTCGGAGGTGCGGCTCTGA
- a CDS encoding SDR family oxidoreductase, with translation MGQRLAGKVAVIIGASSGMGRATAEAFAEAGASVVVAARTADKLEALAARIGDRCLACPTDVTDSEQIRRLIDASVERFGRIDVLAYVTGTNIPDRALGVLSSDTWDMMLATNLTGALHCTQAVLPAMRTQGSGLIIYVSSACVQTPDVSGVAYQATKHGMRGLAHGTFREERDNGIRTSVIFPGLTDTPLVLRRPVPTPREVVDKALQPEDVAEACLFVASLPERASVPELVLVPSALA, from the coding sequence GTGGGTCAGCGATTGGCTGGCAAGGTCGCCGTGATCATCGGAGCCAGCAGCGGCATGGGACGTGCCACGGCAGAGGCGTTCGCGGAGGCGGGCGCATCGGTCGTCGTGGCGGCAAGGACGGCAGACAAGCTGGAGGCGCTCGCCGCGCGGATCGGAGACCGATGCCTCGCGTGTCCGACGGATGTGACCGATTCCGAGCAGATTCGTCGCCTGATCGATGCGTCCGTCGAGCGATTCGGACGGATCGACGTGCTGGCGTACGTCACCGGCACGAACATCCCGGATCGGGCGCTGGGCGTGTTGTCCTCGGATACGTGGGACATGATGCTGGCGACGAACCTAACAGGGGCGCTCCATTGCACGCAGGCGGTCCTGCCCGCCATGCGCACTCAGGGATCGGGACTGATCATCTACGTATCGAGCGCGTGCGTGCAGACGCCGGACGTTTCGGGTGTCGCCTACCAGGCGACCAAGCACGGCATGCGCGGATTGGCGCATGGCACATTCCGTGAAGAACGCGACAACGGCATCCGCACGTCGGTCATCTTCCCCGGATTGACCGATACGCCGCTCGTGCTGCGCCGTCCCGTGCCGACGCCGCGCGAAGTGGTCGACAAGGCGCTGCAGCCGGAAGATGTCGCGGAGGCATGCCTGTTCGTCGCCTCGTTGCCAGAGCGAGCCAGCGTCCCGGAGCTCGTCCTCGTGCCGTCCGCGCTCGCGTGA
- a CDS encoding anhydro-N-acetylmuramic acid kinase encodes MAKHWLASLAERAAQNEAFWVGIMSGTSADAVDAVVVSIRGSARSTHVRSTHVREFAMASIPYPLRVRERLLKTFSRNTDAAELCALNFEVGESFAAAACEAIRQAGLAPHDIVAIGSHGQTVWHAPPSAGSEVPSTLQIGEPSVIAARTGAAVVSSFRAADMAAGGEGAPLVPYVDWLLYTSAEVGRVIQNIGGIANVTYLAPGATPNDVIAFDTGPGNCLIDATVSAVTGGSQTFDLDGAIAKSGRASDEIVASRLGDAYFALAPPKSTGRELFSADYANAIIEEGRRRSLSDADLVATVTELTARSIADAYRRFLAHRGSVDEVYVAGGGARNPELMHRLRLALIDSGIVADAQSPSDIGIRSESKEAVAFAVLARETLRGVPSNLSGVTGASFPVILGSVTPPQRRDGTGWRTS; translated from the coding sequence ATGGCTAAGCACTGGCTCGCCTCGCTTGCCGAGCGCGCAGCGCAAAACGAGGCTTTCTGGGTCGGCATCATGTCCGGCACTTCGGCAGACGCTGTGGACGCCGTCGTCGTCTCGATCCGAGGCTCGGCGCGCTCGACCCATGTGCGCTCGACCCATGTGCGCGAGTTCGCCATGGCATCGATTCCCTATCCGCTCCGAGTCCGCGAGCGCCTGCTCAAGACGTTCAGCAGGAATACCGACGCGGCAGAGCTCTGCGCGCTGAACTTCGAAGTCGGCGAGTCGTTTGCCGCTGCCGCGTGCGAGGCGATCCGTCAAGCGGGACTGGCACCACACGACATCGTGGCGATCGGCTCGCATGGTCAGACCGTCTGGCATGCGCCGCCGAGCGCCGGATCGGAAGTGCCGTCAACCCTGCAGATCGGCGAGCCCAGCGTCATCGCCGCTCGAACCGGAGCCGCCGTCGTGAGCTCTTTCCGTGCGGCGGACATGGCTGCAGGCGGCGAAGGGGCTCCACTCGTCCCGTACGTCGACTGGCTGCTCTACACGTCGGCGGAGGTCGGACGCGTCATACAGAACATCGGCGGCATCGCCAACGTCACGTATCTGGCTCCCGGCGCGACGCCCAACGACGTGATCGCGTTCGACACCGGACCCGGGAACTGCCTGATCGATGCGACTGTCTCCGCCGTGACCGGCGGCAGTCAGACGTTCGACCTCGACGGAGCCATCGCGAAGTCGGGACGAGCCAGCGACGAGATCGTGGCGTCACGGCTTGGCGACGCGTACTTCGCGCTGGCTCCCCCGAAGAGCACCGGGCGAGAGCTGTTCAGCGCGGACTATGCGAATGCCATCATCGAGGAGGGACGTCGCCGAAGCCTGTCGGATGCCGACCTCGTGGCGACGGTCACGGAACTGACAGCGCGCTCAATTGCCGACGCGTATCGCCGGTTCTTGGCGCATCGAGGCTCGGTCGATGAGGTGTACGTCGCCGGCGGAGGGGCGAGGAACCCCGAGCTCATGCACCGACTGCGACTCGCCCTCATCGACAGCGGGATCGTCGCCGATGCCCAGAGCCCCTCGGACATCGGAATCCGATCCGAGTCGAAGGAAGCGGTCGCGTTCGCCGTCCTCGCGCGAGAGACGCTCCGCGGCGTGCCGTCCAACCTTTCAGGTGTCACTGGGGCGTCCTTCCCCGTGATCCTCGGATCGGTGACGCCGCCGCAGCGCAGAGACGGGACGGGGTGGCGAACATCTTGA
- a CDS encoding beta-lactamase family protein, with protein MTSTLAEILQRGVDEGAFPGAVGAVVDGDQVTTRVVVGNRVVEPRVLPMNASTLFDLASLTKPLVAAPSVLLLAHDGALSLDDPVVAHMPEYGDGEPTVRHLLTHTSGLPAWKPLYRDVENPPKVVSHIGSLAKERPVGARVVYSCLGYIVLGRLVERLSGVSLSQFAEDRLLSRLRMRRTAYNPPEAWREDCAATESEEGAAARGQTFARPDRVDGVLCGTVHDENARFLGGVSANAGLFSTADDLAIYAGCLLSGGSPVFPPEVYHGLVDVVVDDGETRRTLGWIALQDGTLTHTGFTGTAFRWHPKRRRAAILLTNRIHPNALNPAIQDFRAEWFSAVFS; from the coding sequence TTGACCTCGACGCTCGCCGAGATACTGCAGCGAGGCGTCGACGAAGGCGCGTTCCCAGGGGCTGTCGGAGCCGTGGTCGACGGCGATCAGGTCACGACCCGCGTGGTCGTCGGCAACCGCGTGGTCGAGCCGCGCGTTCTGCCCATGAATGCCTCGACCCTCTTCGACCTCGCATCGCTGACCAAGCCTCTCGTGGCAGCCCCGAGCGTGCTGCTGCTGGCGCACGACGGCGCTCTGTCGCTCGACGACCCCGTCGTCGCGCACATGCCGGAGTATGGCGACGGCGAACCGACTGTCCGCCACCTGCTGACGCACACGTCCGGGCTCCCAGCCTGGAAGCCCCTCTACCGCGACGTGGAGAACCCGCCCAAGGTCGTCTCTCACATCGGATCGCTGGCGAAAGAACGCCCGGTCGGCGCACGCGTTGTCTACTCCTGCCTGGGGTACATCGTCCTAGGTCGCCTCGTCGAGCGTCTGTCCGGCGTGAGCCTGTCGCAGTTCGCGGAAGACCGTCTACTCAGCCGGCTCAGAATGCGCCGTACGGCATACAACCCGCCTGAAGCATGGCGCGAGGACTGCGCGGCGACCGAATCGGAGGAGGGAGCCGCAGCGCGGGGACAGACCTTCGCCCGACCCGACCGAGTCGACGGCGTCCTGTGCGGCACGGTGCACGACGAAAACGCCCGGTTCCTCGGCGGGGTCAGCGCCAACGCGGGGCTCTTCTCGACCGCAGACGACCTCGCCATCTACGCCGGATGTCTGCTGAGCGGCGGTTCCCCCGTTTTCCCTCCCGAGGTCTACCACGGATTGGTCGATGTCGTTGTTGACGATGGTGAGACGAGACGAACGCTCGGATGGATCGCTCTCCAGGACGGCACGCTGACGCACACGGGTTTCACGGGAACCGCGTTCCGCTGGCATCCGAAACGTCGACGCGCAGCGATCCTGCTCACGAACCGCATCCATCCGAACGCACTGAACCCGGCAATCCAGGATTTCCGCGCCGAGTGGTTCAGCGCCGTCTTCTCATAG
- a CDS encoding DUF2334 domain-containing protein → MTTLELDRWHVERTTMAQFAWSIDDAGGGGDDSARAMEDACRRFEERNLRATWFVVPKPGGNSLSEAWKRMVLSARDADHDIQLHGLTHEDCYEFGPPAWPATSIGTQFESDFAARREELMPRYTVAALGGRIAEGLRIFRNDLGVHPTVFRAPCGAISRPLYAALRDAGIHYESCMYISATGYEHLPHRSGDLSQKWVDTIPYQPFRWYSDIVQAPILNEYTWRGSSARESDFLALASVDIERIADQSPIVTILMHTHGIADDIDYAFRLVDHVAKAVDRLGGRFTTLGALATSGALDAAATVEGPHLLAV, encoded by the coding sequence ATGACAACCCTTGAGCTGGATCGATGGCATGTGGAAAGGACGACCATGGCTCAGTTCGCATGGAGCATCGACGACGCCGGCGGCGGGGGCGACGATTCGGCGCGAGCAATGGAGGACGCCTGCCGGCGATTCGAGGAACGGAATCTGCGCGCGACGTGGTTCGTCGTGCCGAAGCCGGGCGGGAACTCGCTGTCCGAGGCGTGGAAGCGCATGGTCCTGTCTGCTCGGGATGCGGATCACGACATCCAGCTTCACGGCTTGACGCACGAGGATTGCTACGAGTTCGGTCCTCCCGCGTGGCCCGCTACCTCCATCGGGACCCAGTTCGAGTCGGACTTCGCGGCACGGCGCGAGGAACTGATGCCCCGCTACACGGTGGCAGCCCTCGGAGGCAGAATCGCAGAGGGCTTGCGCATCTTCCGAAACGACCTCGGCGTACATCCGACCGTGTTCCGCGCGCCGTGCGGCGCGATCTCGCGGCCGCTCTACGCCGCCCTGCGCGACGCGGGCATCCACTATGAGTCGTGCATGTACATCAGCGCGACAGGCTACGAACACCTGCCACATCGCAGCGGCGATCTATCGCAGAAGTGGGTGGACACGATCCCCTATCAGCCCTTCCGCTGGTACAGCGATATCGTTCAGGCTCCCATCCTGAACGAGTACACGTGGCGCGGGTCGTCGGCGCGGGAGTCGGACTTCCTCGCGCTGGCGTCTGTCGACATCGAGCGGATCGCCGACCAGAGCCCCATCGTCACGATCTTGATGCACACGCACGGGATCGCCGACGACATCGACTACGCGTTCCGGCTCGTGGATCACGTCGCCAAGGCGGTCGACCGACTGGGCGGGCGGTTCACGACCTTAGGGGCGCTGGCGACCTCCGGTGCGCTCGACGCCGCCGCGACGGTTGAGGGACCCCATCTCCTCGCCGTCTGA